The following coding sequences are from one Paenibacillus sp. JDR-2 window:
- a CDS encoding rhamnogalacturonan lyase — translation MAKRATSGKTIRTMMAGVLALSLTMTGSAWAAPAEQGTVSQQGGKGRVQLEYLDRGLAAATTSEGAFISWRLLSNEVTGSTEKGLIGPAFNVYRDGVKIATVTDSTNYLDRSGTSSSHYYVSAVTDGKETDQSAAVQPWAQTYYDLKLNKPADGVTPKGEAYTYSANDMSVGDVDGDGRYEFFVKWEPSNSKDVSQRGYTGKTYIDCYTFEGKLLYRVDLGVNIRSGAHYTQFLVYDFDGDGKSEMMFKTAPGTKVMKYGADGKVESEKYITMPKADLDAGYSNEDDYRLSAQGYYDHVVNMFMGWSDREEVKNGSWPKTLEEAFGIAPKYSYPLSLADARSLTDYFMDVYAPSRSVNNKLREFEGFIVDGPEYLTVFEGETGKELETIPFKTPREDDGLLWGDYAMSRIEPANRVDRFLAGVAYLDGQNPYAVFARGYYTRSTLVSYGWDGHHLKENWYVDSGWTPMTNPFNDGPHGRDGTDPEFGTLTTQGAHSLSAADVDGDGKQEIVYGSATIDHDGSLLYSSMDVMPPQSATPGAVARLGHGDALHVTDIDPNRPGLEIFMVHEGGAYAPYGYSLRDAKTGEVLYGGYTGKDTGRGMVGDVDPTKPGLETWAVGLWSADGQKLGNTAPGTNMSIKWAGDMTTQIVNGAIDVTPTIDDWKRGNLLTATGTLTNNYTKGNPSLVADIFGDWREELLVRTTDSSAIRIYMSTELTNRKLYTLMHDPQYRAEVARQNTAYNQPSYTSFYFASDTNFNNVPVPIASLPGLLSNLQNKLDGYIADGSVKGAIVSQLTNSLEQAQHQYEKGSKDKAADFVSKFLSQLEKRSGKDQVSDAAVKNLTSQAKLLLSQWSK, via the coding sequence ATGGCAAAGCGTGCAACTAGCGGGAAAACAATTCGTACAATGATGGCTGGCGTTCTCGCCTTATCCCTTACGATGACGGGTTCTGCATGGGCAGCTCCTGCGGAGCAAGGTACTGTTAGCCAGCAAGGGGGCAAAGGACGCGTGCAATTAGAATATTTGGACCGGGGACTTGCGGCAGCTACAACTTCAGAAGGTGCGTTCATCAGCTGGAGGCTTTTATCCAATGAAGTAACGGGCAGCACGGAAAAAGGATTAATTGGACCCGCGTTTAACGTCTACCGGGACGGGGTTAAGATCGCTACCGTTACGGACAGCACCAATTATTTGGATCGGTCGGGAACATCATCTTCCCATTATTACGTGTCTGCGGTAACCGATGGGAAAGAAACCGATCAAAGCGCTGCCGTTCAGCCATGGGCGCAGACTTATTACGACCTGAAGCTGAACAAGCCTGCGGATGGGGTTACGCCAAAAGGCGAGGCTTACACGTATTCCGCTAACGATATGAGCGTGGGAGACGTAGACGGCGACGGACGGTATGAGTTTTTCGTCAAATGGGAGCCTTCCAATTCCAAGGATGTCTCGCAGCGGGGTTATACGGGCAAAACCTATATCGATTGCTACACGTTCGAAGGCAAGCTGCTGTACCGGGTTGACCTTGGCGTTAACATTCGTTCCGGAGCGCATTACACGCAGTTTCTGGTATACGATTTTGACGGGGACGGCAAGTCGGAGATGATGTTCAAGACTGCTCCGGGAACTAAAGTGATGAAATACGGAGCAGACGGCAAGGTTGAATCCGAAAAATATATTACCATGCCAAAAGCGGATCTCGATGCCGGTTACAGCAATGAGGACGATTACCGTCTCAGCGCGCAAGGCTATTACGATCATGTGGTGAACATGTTTATGGGCTGGAGCGACCGGGAAGAAGTGAAGAACGGCAGCTGGCCGAAAACGCTGGAAGAGGCTTTCGGCATTGCGCCGAAATACAGCTATCCGCTGTCGCTTGCGGATGCGCGAAGCCTGACGGATTATTTCATGGATGTCTACGCGCCAAGCCGGAGCGTAAACAACAAGCTGCGCGAATTCGAGGGCTTTATTGTGGACGGGCCGGAATACTTGACCGTATTCGAGGGGGAGACCGGCAAAGAGTTGGAGACCATTCCGTTCAAGACGCCTCGGGAGGATGACGGACTGTTATGGGGCGATTATGCGATGAGCCGAATCGAGCCGGCTAACCGGGTAGACCGTTTCCTTGCCGGGGTTGCTTATCTGGACGGTCAAAATCCGTATGCCGTTTTTGCGAGAGGTTATTATACAAGATCAACTCTCGTCTCTTACGGTTGGGACGGCCATCATCTGAAAGAGAACTGGTACGTGGACAGCGGCTGGACACCGATGACGAATCCGTTCAATGACGGACCGCATGGCCGCGACGGTACGGATCCGGAGTTTGGTACGCTTACTACCCAAGGCGCGCACTCGTTAAGCGCGGCTGACGTAGACGGCGACGGCAAGCAGGAGATTGTTTACGGCTCCGCAACGATTGACCATGACGGCAGTCTGCTCTACAGCTCGATGGATGTGATGCCTCCTCAAAGCGCAACGCCCGGCGCGGTAGCAAGACTAGGCCACGGCGATGCTTTGCATGTGACGGACATCGATCCGAACCGCCCGGGTCTTGAAATCTTTATGGTACATGAAGGCGGAGCTTATGCCCCTTACGGCTATTCTCTGCGTGATGCAAAGACTGGGGAAGTGTTGTACGGCGGATATACCGGCAAGGATACGGGACGCGGTATGGTTGGAGATGTGGATCCAACGAAGCCTGGACTGGAAACTTGGGCAGTTGGTCTTTGGAGCGCGGATGGACAGAAGCTCGGGAATACAGCCCCTGGAACGAATATGAGCATCAAATGGGCAGGGGATATGACGACGCAAATCGTTAATGGCGCTATCGACGTAACGCCAACCATTGATGACTGGAAGCGGGGGAACCTGCTGACGGCAACCGGAACCTTGACCAACAACTATACGAAGGGGAATCCTTCGCTGGTGGCGGATATTTTTGGCGACTGGCGAGAGGAATTGCTTGTACGTACAACGGACAGCAGTGCCATCCGGATTTATATGAGTACCGAGCTGACGAACCGGAAGCTGTATACTTTAATGCATGATCCGCAGTACAGAGCCGAGGTTGCCCGTCAAAATACGGCGTATAACCAGCCATCGTATACAAGCTTCTATTTTGCATCGGACACAAACTTTAACAACGTACCGGTTCCGATTGCATCGCTTCCGGGTCTATTAAGCAACCTGCAGAATAAGCTGGATGGTTATATCGCGGACGGCAGCGTAAAAGGGGCAATTGTCAGTCAGCTGACCAATTCCCTGGAGCAAGCACAGCATCAATACGAGAAGGGATCCAAGGACAAAGCCGCTGATTTTGTAAGCAAATTCTTGTCTCAGCTGGAGAAGCGTTCCGGTAAGGATCAAGTATCGGATGCGGCTGTTAAAAATCTGACCTCTCAAGCCAAGCTGCTGCTCTCGCAATGGTCTAAATAA
- a CDS encoding IS1182 family transposase — protein sequence MYKEYNMDQLSLPMDLQEDIPENHLVRVINDAVNRLDMKLFTKAYPGGGRDSYHPKMLMKVVIYAYTQRIYSSRQIAKAVRENIMFMWLAARQRPDFRTINRFRSERMKDVLETVFTAVLQFLKEENYIKLEHYFLDGTKIEANANRYTFVWGKAVVKQKMKLQEKVQTLFAAIEEAEKQEDQVLNNLDLPELGEASAITSEKLEQAVQQLENKLQEKPKDKPLKKAVRLVRRDLLPRLQKYEGQQETLGSRNSFSKTDTDATFMRMKEDHMRNGQLKPGYNVQIGTEDQFILSYSIHQRPTDTRCLKPHLDKVKASLGQLPGTIIADAGYGSEENYAYLESEEQRALVKYNTYHKENTRAWKQDISKFENWLYDESEDIWTCAAGQKLLFRYESKSTTESEYEIVTRNYRSISCEGCPLKERCTKAQGDREIKVSMEYLRLKQQARKQLKSEEGHALSVRRMHEPESVFGQIKNNRGFRRFLLRGLPKVSLEVGWLSLAHNLLKKAARTKIVLQG from the coding sequence ATGTACAAAGAATATAACATGGATCAACTGTCCTTGCCAATGGACTTGCAAGAAGATATCCCCGAAAATCATCTCGTACGCGTCATCAACGATGCGGTCAATCGCTTAGATATGAAGCTCTTCACCAAAGCTTATCCCGGAGGTGGCCGGGACAGCTATCATCCAAAGATGCTCATGAAAGTCGTTATCTATGCGTACACACAGCGCATCTACTCCTCTCGCCAAATTGCCAAAGCCGTACGTGAGAATATCATGTTCATGTGGCTGGCTGCTAGGCAACGTCCAGATTTCCGTACCATTAACCGTTTCCGTTCTGAGCGCATGAAAGACGTGCTCGAGACCGTCTTCACGGCAGTTCTTCAGTTTCTCAAGGAAGAAAACTACATAAAGTTGGAGCATTACTTTTTAGACGGAACAAAAATCGAAGCCAATGCCAATCGTTACACGTTTGTCTGGGGCAAGGCTGTCGTCAAACAGAAGATGAAGTTGCAAGAAAAGGTGCAGACCTTGTTCGCTGCTATTGAAGAAGCAGAGAAACAGGAAGATCAGGTGCTGAATAACTTGGACCTTCCAGAGCTCGGAGAAGCTTCAGCCATTACGAGCGAAAAGCTGGAGCAGGCTGTTCAGCAATTAGAAAACAAGCTTCAAGAAAAGCCGAAGGACAAACCGCTAAAGAAAGCTGTTCGCCTTGTCCGGAGGGATCTTCTGCCTCGCCTGCAAAAATATGAAGGGCAGCAAGAAACGCTCGGAAGCCGAAACAGCTTTAGTAAAACGGACACCGACGCCACATTCATGCGCATGAAGGAAGACCACATGCGCAATGGACAATTAAAACCTGGATATAACGTGCAGATCGGAACAGAAGATCAATTCATTCTTAGCTACAGCATTCATCAACGTCCCACAGATACACGTTGCCTGAAGCCGCATCTAGACAAAGTAAAAGCCTCATTAGGGCAATTGCCGGGAACCATCATCGCAGATGCAGGTTATGGCAGCGAAGAAAACTATGCTTATCTGGAGTCCGAAGAACAACGAGCACTTGTGAAATACAATACTTATCACAAAGAAAACACGAGGGCATGGAAACAAGATATTAGTAAGTTCGAGAACTGGCTCTATGACGAGAGCGAAGATATCTGGACCTGTGCGGCTGGTCAGAAACTGCTATTCCGTTATGAAAGCAAAAGCACGACAGAGAGCGAATATGAAATCGTTACGCGTAACTACCGCAGTATCTCTTGCGAGGGCTGTCCGCTAAAGGAAAGATGTACAAAGGCCCAAGGGGATCGAGAAATAAAGGTCAGCATGGAATATCTTCGACTCAAACAACAAGCAAGGAAACAATTAAAGAGCGAGGAAGGACATGCCCTGTCGGTTCGACGAATGCACGAACCCGAGAGTGTATTTGGCCAAATAAAAAATAATCGGGGATTCCGCAGATTCCTACTTCGAGGCTTGCCGAAAGTTAGCCTGGAGGTCGGGTGGCTTTCGCTTGCCCACAATTTGCTGAAGAAAGCAGCAAGAACAAAAATAGTGCTGCAAGGGTAA
- a CDS encoding MFS transporter, with protein MITLFRNPAFNKLFMASIASQLGTVIGNMAFAYYLVDRFASRPSLASTAELMYSIPTLAVFWIVGVVADRFDRKFIAAYSDWIRTLLTFVLLVCVHSDWLFLCFLVLFLRSAVARFFGPAEMGLVQGCLAQEQYVQAAGLNQIVSALFMLFGLSLGAAAYHWLGIEGAILIDAISFIISGLLIAWGRYPEAARIPNGKSRVRDISASLIWKDFAQGIQYIYRNKLLLNLIHGFLFFGIVNGVFAVLPIFVMKYKLSPENYLLYSSLIMIFLGIGFLIGSMIAPVLIKKISKTNVMIAGFFLASLLAFTIGSITSIYVYLGLILLTGVILAPANIVIGGWMPELVAPQFMGKVNALTDPVMMLGHSLALGFVALAFPSWISISWLHYILAICMLGVSIYYFVVLPPLVKNQAKTTHTG; from the coding sequence GTGATCACTTTGTTTCGCAATCCCGCGTTTAACAAGCTATTTATGGCTTCGATCGCTTCGCAGCTTGGAACTGTCATCGGCAATATGGCGTTCGCTTATTATCTCGTTGACAGATTTGCTTCCCGCCCTTCGCTCGCTTCAACCGCGGAGCTTATGTATTCGATCCCCACTCTCGCCGTATTCTGGATTGTTGGAGTTGTCGCCGACCGCTTCGACCGAAAGTTCATTGCGGCTTATAGTGACTGGATCCGCACATTGCTTACATTCGTCCTGCTTGTTTGCGTTCATTCCGACTGGCTCTTTCTTTGTTTCTTGGTATTGTTCCTTCGCAGTGCGGTAGCCCGATTCTTTGGACCTGCCGAGATGGGACTCGTGCAAGGATGTCTTGCGCAGGAACAATATGTTCAGGCAGCGGGACTAAATCAGATCGTAAGCGCATTATTCATGCTGTTTGGATTAAGCCTTGGCGCAGCGGCCTATCACTGGCTCGGGATTGAAGGTGCCATCCTTATTGATGCAATCAGCTTTATTATCTCCGGCTTGCTTATAGCATGGGGAAGATATCCCGAAGCTGCCCGAATTCCTAACGGAAAAAGCCGGGTTCGCGATATTAGCGCTTCGCTCATATGGAAAGATTTCGCGCAGGGAATTCAATATATTTATCGCAATAAACTGCTGTTGAACCTGATCCACGGCTTCTTATTTTTCGGTATCGTGAATGGCGTGTTCGCCGTTCTTCCGATTTTCGTCATGAAATACAAGCTAAGTCCGGAAAATTATTTGCTCTATTCCTCCCTTATTATGATTTTTCTCGGGATCGGTTTCTTAATCGGGAGCATGATTGCACCTGTTCTCATAAAAAAAATCTCAAAAACCAATGTCATGATTGCCGGTTTTTTCCTAGCCAGCCTTCTTGCGTTTACAATCGGCTCGATAACGTCAATCTACGTTTATCTTGGCCTTATTCTTCTAACCGGGGTTATTCTTGCACCTGCTAATATCGTCATCGGCGGATGGATGCCCGAGCTTGTTGCGCCGCAATTCATGGGGAAAGTCAATGCTTTGACCGATCCTGTTATGATGCTGGGCCATTCCTTGGCTCTTGGCTTTGTTGCATTGGCGTTTCCTTCATGGATCTCCATTAGCTGGCTGCATTACATCCTCGCGATCTGCATGCTTGGAGTAAGCATTTATTACTTTGTAGTTCTGCCTCCGCTTGTCAAAAATCAAGCAAAGACCACGCACACGGGATAA
- a CDS encoding TetR family transcriptional regulator — protein sequence MSPKISNDQKEQRRLQILEAAKQVFTDKGYGAATLKDIVVEAGMSRGWIYLYFQTKEEIFEALMDHQDEEYDKQLKEALAMSPRIWPIINNQINQLKEELCLSGNESLLPAFYEYFLTGWRDKEIRALLLQRYENGINRLSGLLQIGIDKGEFNPAKPVADIARLISSYQEGIITLTVAVGAEMARTAVQLEEMSQYFYRLLNPSLDG from the coding sequence ATGTCACCTAAAATATCAAACGATCAAAAGGAACAACGCAGGCTTCAAATTCTCGAAGCTGCAAAGCAAGTGTTTACGGACAAAGGCTACGGTGCAGCGACATTAAAGGACATTGTAGTCGAGGCGGGCATGAGTCGTGGGTGGATCTACTTATATTTCCAAACCAAAGAAGAGATTTTCGAAGCATTGATGGACCATCAAGACGAGGAATACGACAAGCAGCTAAAGGAAGCTCTAGCCATGAGCCCCCGCATCTGGCCGATCATCAACAATCAGATTAATCAGCTGAAAGAAGAGCTATGTTTATCCGGAAATGAAAGCTTGCTTCCCGCCTTCTATGAATATTTCCTTACCGGCTGGAGGGACAAAGAAATAAGAGCCCTCCTCCTTCAACGTTACGAGAACGGAATAAACCGTTTATCGGGCCTACTTCAGATTGGCATTGACAAAGGTGAATTTAATCCCGCAAAGCCGGTGGCGGATATCGCCAGACTCATCAGTTCCTATCAGGAAGGCATCATAACCCTGACCGTTGCCGTTGGAGCTGAAATGGCGCGCACAGCAGTACAGCTTGAAGAGATGAGCCAATATTTTTATCGTTTATTAAATCCGTCCCTGGACGGATAG
- a CDS encoding quinone oxidoreductase family protein → MRALMIPRFGEAEVLTLTHLEVPVPGLSEVTIDVAFAGVNYAEVLFRKGGVPKLPLPFVPGIEVSGTIREIGEKVMGLRPGQPVAALTIVGGGGYAEVVKVPAEFVFPLDEAGGQVSMESAAAFPSNVTTAYMIISKVSRMQHGETVLVHAAAGGVGSAIGQVAKALGAGLVIGTVGSPDKVDYAKALGYDEVYLREDFEEQVREMTVGQGVDVVVDPVGGLMREASLRLLKPLGRLIAMGNASDAEDVKQSLNELWFTSKTVSGFNLQLLSMTAPRLVAESARKALALVASGEVKVDVTGLLPLHKAEEAHRQIEDRKSTGKMVLKVGS, encoded by the coding sequence ATGCGTGCATTAATGATTCCACGGTTTGGCGAAGCTGAAGTATTGACCCTGACCCATTTGGAGGTTCCTGTACCTGGACTTTCAGAAGTTACGATAGATGTTGCTTTTGCGGGGGTTAACTACGCAGAGGTATTGTTCCGAAAAGGCGGCGTCCCGAAATTGCCTCTTCCATTCGTACCGGGAATCGAAGTTTCCGGCACGATTCGGGAGATAGGGGAGAAAGTAATGGGCCTGCGTCCCGGTCAGCCGGTTGCAGCCTTAACGATAGTTGGGGGCGGCGGTTATGCGGAGGTTGTCAAAGTGCCGGCAGAGTTTGTATTCCCGCTTGATGAAGCGGGAGGTCAAGTCAGCATGGAAAGCGCGGCAGCTTTCCCGTCGAATGTAACGACTGCGTACATGATTATTTCGAAGGTGTCCCGTATGCAGCATGGAGAGACGGTGCTGGTCCACGCGGCTGCGGGAGGTGTAGGCAGCGCAATCGGGCAGGTAGCGAAGGCGCTGGGGGCCGGACTTGTTATAGGAACGGTCGGAAGTCCCGATAAAGTGGATTATGCGAAAGCCCTAGGTTATGACGAGGTCTATCTGCGGGAGGATTTCGAAGAGCAAGTAAGAGAGATGACGGTCGGGCAGGGAGTAGACGTTGTGGTTGACCCGGTTGGCGGGTTGATGAGGGAAGCGTCGCTGCGGCTGCTTAAGCCTCTCGGAAGATTAATTGCAATGGGGAATGCCAGCGACGCCGAAGACGTGAAGCAATCCCTAAATGAATTATGGTTTACAAGCAAAACGGTATCCGGCTTTAACCTGCAGCTATTGAGTATGACGGCACCGCGGCTAGTGGCTGAATCCGCCAGAAAGGCCTTGGCTCTGGTAGCGAGCGGGGAGGTAAAAGTTGATGTTACCGGCCTTCTGCCGCTGCACAAGGCTGAAGAGGCCCATAGACAAATCGAGGATAGAAAATCTACGGGCAAAATGGTATTAAAAGTGGGATCCTGA
- a CDS encoding helix-turn-helix transcriptional regulator, whose amino-acid sequence MDKQKAVLLGQFLKSRREKMNPSDAGLPPGYGKRRTPGLRREEVAQLAHVSTTWYTWLEQGRASTPSRQVLDSVAQALKLSKNEHLHMLHLANLELPNPSPAVNQLSPDIEKLIDQLPYPAFIATERTEVLSWNAAACRIIFDFPSVPAEDRSMAWLTFMNENLRRSVPDWEEYAQYTAGVLRGRYEKNLNDLTFRKLIDRLTGASPEFLELWSTHDIMDKTIKTIRLLHPEAGLLTFNINTFSQINGNSSAHCCVYIPVEGTGTQEKMQLLLDS is encoded by the coding sequence ATGGATAAGCAAAAAGCAGTCCTGCTCGGACAATTTCTGAAATCGCGCAGGGAAAAAATGAATCCTTCCGATGCCGGTCTTCCGCCCGGTTACGGCAAACGAAGAACCCCCGGTCTCCGCCGCGAAGAGGTCGCCCAGCTCGCCCATGTCAGTACAACCTGGTATACCTGGCTCGAGCAAGGGCGTGCATCTACCCCATCGAGACAGGTGCTGGACAGCGTCGCCCAGGCACTGAAGCTAAGCAAGAATGAGCATCTGCATATGCTTCATCTGGCAAACCTGGAGCTGCCAAACCCTTCTCCAGCCGTGAATCAGTTGTCTCCGGATATCGAAAAGCTTATCGATCAGCTTCCTTACCCTGCTTTCATTGCGACGGAACGTACGGAGGTTTTGAGCTGGAATGCTGCCGCCTGCCGGATTATTTTCGATTTCCCATCGGTTCCCGCCGAAGACCGCTCAATGGCCTGGTTAACGTTTATGAACGAAAATTTGCGCCGTTCCGTACCGGATTGGGAAGAATACGCCCAATATACGGCCGGAGTGCTTCGCGGACGTTATGAAAAAAATTTAAACGACCTGACCTTCCGCAAGCTGATCGACCGGCTGACGGGCGCAAGCCCCGAATTTCTCGAGTTATGGTCGACGCATGACATTATGGATAAGACAATCAAGACCATTCGTCTTCTTCATCCCGAGGCTGGGCTGCTCACCTTCAATATCAATACCTTCTCCCAAATTAACGGGAACAGCAGCGCGCATTGCTGCGTCTACATTCCCGTGGAAGGAACCGGTACGCAAGAGAAAATGCAGCTGTTGCTTGACAGTTAG
- a CDS encoding ABC transporter ATP-binding protein, translating into MDVFRQLKRFYWVERRYLLSSIICLMFATALGLVYPNLLRYLIDNVIKPKDFDKVPMLALTVVGVVTLKGFMQFLHGFFGGRLGNRVVFRMRNACYDKLQTLSFQYYDKAKTGDLMSRLTADLEAIRQFIGFGFAQILNVALMILFGGAMMMSIDWRLTLITLVTIPFLAFTAIRFEKRIHPAFREMRKAMSNLTTAVQENITGVRTVKSFAREPHEVDKFSKRNEQYKANQIGASSIWAKFFPSMELLANVSVVILLVAGGTMVIRGSLTLGELVAFFSLIWYIIGPMWGIGFHINNYTQSKASGERIMELLNTHVHVQSIENAVEVDKEVVRGHVRFENVTFNYPDKTPAVTNINIDAPPGKVVGLLGATGSGKSTIIQLMMRAYNVKTGRVTLDGIDIQNLDVQTLRSQIAPVFQETFLFSASIRTNIAYGEKNVTDEQIIRAAKLAKAHDFIMELPLGYDTIVGERGMGLSGGQKQRIAIARALIRNPRILILDDATSAVDMETEHEIQAGFKELMAGRTTFIIAHRISSLRHADEIIVLDNGHIVQRGTHNELIAEHGPYRETYNIQYADRPLANLDSSVPERKRSVVQ; encoded by the coding sequence TTGGACGTCTTTAGGCAATTGAAACGGTTTTATTGGGTTGAGCGAAGGTACCTGCTGTCATCCATTATTTGTTTGATGTTTGCGACCGCGCTTGGCCTGGTGTATCCGAATTTGCTGCGTTACTTGATTGACAATGTTATCAAGCCAAAAGACTTTGACAAAGTGCCGATGTTAGCTCTTACCGTCGTAGGGGTCGTTACCCTGAAAGGATTCATGCAGTTTCTGCACGGATTTTTTGGCGGCAGGCTCGGCAACCGGGTAGTCTTCCGCATGCGCAACGCCTGTTACGACAAACTTCAAACGCTTTCATTTCAATATTACGATAAAGCGAAAACCGGCGATTTGATGTCGAGGCTAACGGCCGATCTTGAAGCAATACGCCAATTTATCGGCTTTGGCTTTGCCCAGATTCTGAACGTGGCGCTGATGATTCTGTTCGGCGGAGCGATGATGATGTCGATCGACTGGAGGCTGACGCTGATTACGCTGGTCACGATCCCGTTCCTTGCTTTTACGGCAATCCGCTTCGAGAAACGGATTCATCCGGCCTTCCGCGAAATGCGTAAAGCGATGAGTAATCTGACAACGGCGGTTCAGGAAAATATTACGGGCGTGCGGACGGTCAAATCCTTTGCCCGCGAACCTCATGAGGTAGATAAATTCTCAAAGCGCAACGAGCAATACAAGGCGAACCAGATTGGCGCCTCCTCGATTTGGGCGAAGTTTTTCCCATCGATGGAGCTTCTCGCCAACGTAAGCGTCGTCATCCTGCTGGTGGCAGGCGGTACGATGGTTATCCGCGGGTCTTTAACGCTTGGCGAACTGGTAGCCTTCTTCAGTTTAATCTGGTACATCATTGGTCCGATGTGGGGGATTGGCTTCCATATCAATAACTATACCCAGTCCAAAGCCTCCGGCGAGCGGATTATGGAGCTGCTTAATACTCATGTTCATGTCCAAAGCATCGAAAACGCCGTTGAAGTGGATAAAGAAGTGGTTAGAGGCCATGTCCGCTTTGAGAACGTGACGTTTAATTATCCGGACAAAACGCCTGCGGTCACGAACATTAACATCGACGCACCGCCGGGCAAAGTTGTTGGTCTGCTTGGGGCAACGGGCTCGGGCAAATCCACCATTATTCAACTCATGATGAGGGCTTATAACGTAAAAACGGGCCGGGTTACTCTTGACGGCATCGATATTCAGAATCTGGATGTCCAAACCCTGCGCAGCCAAATTGCGCCGGTATTTCAGGAGACCTTCCTGTTCTCGGCTTCGATCCGTACCAACATTGCCTATGGGGAAAAAAATGTAACGGACGAACAGATTATCCGCGCAGCCAAGCTTGCGAAAGCGCATGATTTCATTATGGAGCTGCCGCTTGGCTATGATACGATCGTTGGCGAGAGAGGGATGGGCTTATCCGGCGGACAGAAGCAGCGTATCGCGATTGCCCGCGCCCTGATCCGTAATCCCCGGATTCTTATTCTGGACGATGCGACCAGCGCCGTCGATATGGAGACGGAACACGAGATCCAGGCCGGCTTTAAAGAGCTGATGGCCGGACGGACTACGTTTATCATTGCGCACCGGATTTCCTCGCTCCGCCATGCAGACGAAATTATCGTACTCGATAACGGACATATCGTGCAGCGCGGTACGCATAACGAGCTGATTGCCGAGCATGGACCTTATCGCGAAACCTATAACATTCAATATGCCGATCGGCCGCTTGCGAACCTCGATTCTTCGGTACCGGAGCGGAAAAGGAGCGTTGTTCAATGA